A single Calypte anna isolate BGI_N300 chromosome 5A, bCalAnn1_v1.p, whole genome shotgun sequence DNA region contains:
- the FAM180B gene encoding protein FAM180B, giving the protein MAPEQLHAWLVLWVFAGSQRVTDEHPPSRDARARDPHQGSEDANIMLEMLWRGLDIQANRPIQLWDDELASLRPARRFLRILEEEVPKTPTEIEEHLRYYSLTDTPLTLTEFDHLLFTGVFCAYQVRSVQGLDKNIWIRFFSQLADEMFRDLCKGLCPANTTLLLASWPWKEKPSHLASLKHFYRSNLARAKRDT; this is encoded by the exons ATGGCCCCGGAGCAGCTCCACGCCTGGCTGGTCCTGTGGGTGTTTGCTGGATCCCAGAGGGTGACAG ATGAACAtcctcccagcagagatgccagAGCCAGAGATCCTCACCAGGGCTCAGAGGACGCCAACATCATGTTAGAG ATGCTCTGGAGAGGGCTGGATATTCAGGCCAACAGGCCAATCCAGCTATGGGATGATGAGCTGGCCTCCCTGCGCCCTGCACGGCGCTTCCTGCGGATTTTAGAGGAAGAAGTTCCCAAAACACCAACAGAGATTGAGGAGCACCTGAGATATTATTCACTGACTGACACCCCTCTGACTCTCACTGAGTTTGATCATCTCCTTTTCACCGGTGTTTTCTGTGCCTATCAGGTTCGCTCCGTGCAGGGCCTGGATAAAAATATCTggattaggtttttttcccagctggcTGATGAAATGTTTCGTGATCTGTGCAAGGGGCTCTGCCCTGCAAACACTACCCTCCTCCTGGCTTCCTGGCCCTGGAAGGAGAAACCTTCACATTTAGCATCTCTGAAACATTTCTATCGTTCTAACCTGGCCAGGGCCAAGAGAGACACTTAA